The Syngnathus scovelli strain Florida chromosome 17, RoL_Ssco_1.2, whole genome shotgun sequence sequence TGAAATTCTCACCGACCTTTCCCACATCTGTGCTAATCCACTTCCATCAAGAAATGCATGAGCAAACTCCATAAAATGCCAGGTGCTTTTGTGATTTCATTTTCCCTCCCATGAGAACGTGCGGCAAtaagaattaaaaacaaaagtgactcGTACATGCACCTCATCGACAATGAGTGTAATAAGCGCCGTTTAATAAATACTTCAAGAGTCTCCATCCATTTGTTTGCTTCTCCTTGTCCAAAGATGTCAGCAGTTCTTTCCGTATCCTCACGAGTGACATGGAAGGAAATCTTATTTTCCACAACGAGTACTAATGAAGAACGAGCGTGCCCTGTCCTCCTACTCCTTATGTGGACTGCAGCAGGAGCCTGAAAATAGCCCAGTGTGATGCCAGTGTTACATCACACAAGGGCTTGATATCAACTTTGTACCCTGGCCTCCCTCCCATGTGTCCAAAGACATTGTACAGCCTGAGGAGAGGACCAACCATTTATTGTGTgaagtatatgtgtgtgtaagaTCCACATAATGTACATTACACTGTGTTGAGTGGCTTACATTAAGATTTTAACAACCTTGGCAGTATCATTAGAAGTGCTTTTATGAGCAGTTTGTCTGCTGACAGTACAATTATGCTACCGCATGATTCACTCCAGTTACGATAAGATTCATCTTCATATCGGATTCTAATCGCAATTATGTTGTGATTGGAGTGAATTGTATTGTTACTGTGAAGGGTGTATATAGTCGTTGGAAAGGTTTTATTTCTGGAGCGAGTTTGTTCTGTTGGTCCAAAAATGGCATTGAGATTAATATAACCTGTTTTCATCCATtttgggggcggccattttgccagcaACAAAGAGCTAATGTGGTGCCATCTTAAGTCAatggcaagtggcaaaatggccgccacctgaaatggataaaaatggatggattttgccACATAGAACATATGAATGTAAAGAAATGaccacaggcatatattctttatcctcttaaAAGAAAGactcaaattaaaataaatgtagcATGCTCAGTCACTTACAGTAGTAATTCTTCATTCAATCAGTCAACATAAAGGACGCtggcaaaaaaaatgaagattttaaaagtcattttattattattattacattcaTCAATTtcaaacagcaacaacaacaacaaggacAACATAGCACGGCTCTTCTGTGACAACATGAGGTAGATGCCGACCGACGCTGCCGCCGTGCCGCTTCTCTCTCTCTGCGAAGATTGTGTGAGCAAGTTGCATATTATTCAACGTTCATTCACGTggaccttattttttttttttggggtgcagACTTCTGATTAACACTatcatttttggggggggggtctgatTAAAATTCCATGATTTGGTTTGGCAACTTGTTTAGTGCAAGTTTACTCCATTTCCTCACGCCTCAGTGACATTCAGTAGATTGACCCGCTCTAGTGCGCATGCAATCaaacactttctttttttttttatctccacaTGATTATCAGTCCAACTATAATGCTTGAAATAAATAACAACTCCCTGGTGAGCGCATACAGATACGCGgttaaagacacattttaggTAGATTCTTCTTGCTGACACTAAAAGTGGGTCAAagttacacgcacacaaacaaaacacatcAGTAACCTTTAGCAAGtaaaggaagggggggggcatgatagaatatattaataataataataaggtaAACTTTAAACAGTACAGTAGTCTATTTCTctggctttttttgttttggctcAAGCAACATTCTCTCTTTTGCCTTGCTCTCATTGGTCCATGCATGAGTGAGCATCATTTCTCCTTAAGGCATCTTCTTTGGAAAACCCTGTGCACAAACTAATAGGAAACACATTTTCCCTTTCCCATACACAAGGCAGTGTTTAAAGGGGACATATGGAAATATTACGCAATAATGTGACGTTAAAGAACCAAATAAATGTCTGCTTATTTCTCAAATTGTGCGGGTGAGTGAGTCACTTTTGAATGGAGAAACAATCAAAGCTAAAAGGTAAGAAGAGTTGCATTGAGGTTTTTTTTAGGCTGCACTGATTAGCATTAGCTAACGGGGTTTGTTTCTGATAAGTGGTGCTCGGTGATATGATTTAAGATCAAATAATCttttaaattcaatttgaaTCAAAAGCCTTTGCACGCTGCGCTGGATAAAATGTGCTGCAATATGGCTCAGGTGCCACAGATTTCCTcacccaccttttttttttttttttttttgataagacGCCAAATAAGGGACTTTCTATAGAGCGTGTACTGTCATATGTCCAGTCGGCAGTGTTTTGTGTGGAGTTGTCAGGCAGTGAAAGGCATGATGGGACATGAAAAGGTGCAGCTCGATGATGTCTTTGGTGCCGGGAAGAAAGTAAACACAGGGAGAAAACATCTTGCCCTCTCATTCCCATAAGTCTGATTTTTCCCTTTTAAAAAACCCTGAGATAAACACGTACGTCCACAAGTGGGCGCACGGGTGGTTGACGTACAATTATAGCATAGCTTAGCGTCCATCACGCTTGTTCTCCTCCCACGGCGAGTTCTGATGGCTGGCGTTTGCTTGTTTGGGGTTCAAACATGGCGTCCGGTGAGAAAGTAGAGGGGTCGGTCTTCGCTGCAGTTGGCTGTCTGGAACTCGTCGCGTAGGCGAAACTGCCACTCGTCCTCCAGCTCCAGACGCACGATAGTCTGACGCAGGGAGCTGCGGTCCTGGCAGATGACGCACAGGGTGGCGCCTGTACCACGCCACAAGAGGGCGGCGTTAGTGCCGATTCCGATCTGCCGTTGTCGTACGATGCGGCGTCTCACCTTTGAGGAAGCGGAATTTCTTGAGGAGTCCGGAGACGACAAAGGAGTCGCAGAGGTACAGCAGCAGGCCGCTGAACACCAGGCCCTGGTGGTTGAGGTTGGTGGAGTGTGGACGGGAGTTGATGTAGCACACGGATATCTGATACGCACAGAACCGACACGGTGTAAGTGACACCGACTTTAACACCTACTTACTCTCTTAGGACccttaacagaaaaaaaaaacaatccaattGACAAGATAGTCGCACCAAAACAAATGCGGTAACCACCCAAACTGATCAcagctgccatctagtggcagaACGTCTAAAACATTCataaataagattttttatgaCTCAGCACATACCTCCGGGCTGATATTGAGGTAGCTGTCAATGGACAGGACCGGGTTGTTCGGGTTCTGAATGGCTTTGGGGAACAATCGGTGGCTGCAGCTCTGCAGGAACTTTTCCAGCAGAAACTGGGCCGGCGCATCCAGCAGGGTCTGCTCGCTGTCGGGGGCGCACACGTACTGCGAAGGGCTGATGGGGGCGGGGTTTTCCATTTCCTGCAAAAGAAGATATGCACCAAATAAAAGCAGGATTAAAGACTTCCTGTGTTTTTAGGCACGGCTTATCATTATCTTATTGTCAAGGTGCGCACCATGAGTTTGGGTTTGACCATGTAGGCTTGGTTGCCCCCGACTGGAATGTACTTCTTCATCAGGCTGAAGCTGTTAAAGCGACACAGCAGGAGTCCGCTGCTGTTGACCCGAAGATTGAAGTCCACCTCCTCACAACTGtaactgaaaaagaaaatctgattaaaaaaaaaaaaaaaaaaaaacagatccgGAAGCAAGCAAGCAGCTGACTTCACCGTCCCCACGCTTACCGGTTGAGGTCGTACTGGACGTTCTGGGTCAGATCCACGTTGAGCAGGACAAAGTCGTGCAGGTGGCCCCTGCTGAAGGGCCTGCCGGGCGCCTTGCGAGCAAGGCCGCTGTTCCACTTGCGAGCTCCACACATAGCGTAGAGGGGGATCTTGGGCGTGGTCTCCATGTGGCGTAGCACCATTTTCAGGGACACGTTGGTAAGAACTGAGCCGCCACCATCGGATGTCTCGCTGCGAGACCAAACAGTTGGGTGAGACGAGGACAGCACACGTCCACAAAAGCAAAAGGGGTCCATGGATAAGGACAAAGATAGACGGTGCCATTTTAATTCTGGGTTGGACTGAACTGTGTAGGTAGCACCTGTTGTCAGCGGGCTGCTGGGCGTTCCACAACACGCACGAGTCGTCCATCATGACGATGAAGGGCCACACTTCCTGCCGCTTGACGCCTTGCTCCTCCCACCGGTTCCTCTCCAGCTCCAGGTTGTGGTAGGATAGTTCCTTGATCATGAAGCGAGCTGCGCCTAGAACGGACACAAACACCAATATTATCCACATATATGtcgaatatattttttcatcacTTACCAACTCCGGAGTTGTTAAACATGGCGGGCAGAACGAGCAGGATGTGGTTGGGCCAGTACTTCCTGTAGTGGGGCAGCTCAAAGTGCTTGACCACCAGGATGTGCAGATGTGCGGCGCCCTCCATGGCGTGGTAGATGTTGAGCAGGCCGTGCTCCTGGCGCCCCGTTGTTGGCGTGAAAATGGGGCTCTTCAACAGGTCAGGGTCCTGGACACCAACATGAAAGACCCCCTTGTGTTGTGTTACAATGAGTTCCTGCATGCTACACAGTatctataaaaaaatattttttacaatggaatattgcttttttttcgATTTGTTCATGGATGATTGAAGACTGTACCATTAATGCCATAATAAttcaaatagtaaaaaaaatccatgattATTTGGATTTTAGCAGAAACCCAAATGTATATAATGCATCTAACTAGATAGATAACAATAGCAAGCCACTTGAACTACCTGTACAAATATAACTAATGGGGACAAATTGTTAAGAAAcatgaatttaatttaattatttaattataattaaattaTAATTATCATTACCATTTAATTATCTTTTTGAAGCTGTGATGTGTTAGTATATTCAATATATTTCATTAGTTAGCAAGTTAATGAGATAATTATGGTTCAAAGAAAACCCTTTTATGGCTTTAATGGCACAGTCCGGCACCaaagaaacaaaatggcatGATCCGTCCCTGAGGCAGGAAGTAGCCTgtacaataaaaaaatggacaaaacCTGTTTCTTtaacttttatgtatttatttatttttgttagatATTGATTCTTGTATCATTAGTTACTTAGTTAGCCAGCTAACTGTTGCTGTTATATAGCAGGGACTCACTTTAGCATGAATGGTACAGTCCATGACCCTAAAATCAAAACAACACCTGTTAGTAGGCTAGGACCTGATGCCATTTTGATTCTATGATGGACAGTCCTACAGACACCCCAGTGGCAGAACGCAAGTAATATTTAACTGTTTACATTTAATAACTTATTATTTGGTTACCCTGaaacaaaaaattgttttggtAGCTACAGTGTAAACCTGCATGTTAACTAATTACAAAGCAAGCTACTAAGCTAATTGCTAGCAAGATGCTAATTAATATTCAACTGAGCTTTATTTTAGAGACATGACATAATGTAAAAATTTATATTTAATGGGTTATTCTTTACAAATTGCCTCACAACTGTAATGCAACAATTCTATTGATTATGTTTTGCGTTACCATTAATCTTGTGTTTTAAATATCTCATATGctatagttgttttttttttgtctgaggcTAAGGCTAAGCGTTACCGTATCTTTCTAATGGCTGAATGTTTTGCTCAAGAACTGGATTGTCCAGAACCTTGAGTACTAACCTTGGTGGAGACCAGAGGAAGGCGCATGCTTTCCAGGTGGCTCCCCTGTTGACTGAAGACAAAGTGCTGCTCCTTGTCTTTAGGAATGACAAACTGGAGCTGGACCTCCTCACCGAGCATGGACGAGCAGAAGGTGAAAGCGTGGAATGTGCACTCAGACAGCTTTCACACACATTGAAAACAGTGTCGAGAGAATACTTGGTTAGCGTTTGAAGGGTCTGATGTACTTACTAGAATAGTTGGAGTGCACAGCATTTTCGCATAAcattaaatataaaaacatgTCTGGAGCAGGTGTACTCACCTGCGTTGCAGGGCTAGCGTCACAGTAATGGTGACACTGCTCGCAGTGATGAAAGGCATTGTGAGCCGCGAAGCGGGTGAGTCGTATGGACTTGGTCTCCTGCTTGGCTTCACTTTGGCTTCCGTCTTCTTCCTTCAGAACTGAGGTCGAAAAATGAGAATAAATGGCTTGAATTATGAATTTagtcaaaaacaaaatgttatgTCAGGTAAATTGCTAATGTTTTGTAAAAATGTCTATTTCGCCGCAGCTGTGCTCACCTTTGGAGCGCTTTGGCGTCTTGTCGCAGTGGACGGGGCTGGCCTTTCTGAACTTGGAGCCTCGGGGGTTGGGGTCAAAGGGAAGCTTGCGTATGTCTTCGATGTCAGGCCACTGCGCATTTACAGCGGTCGCCACCTCGGACGTCTCTGTAGCGTCAAACTCCCGATTAGCCACCGTGACTGACGCTGACAACCTCGAGTGTCAATCATCCATTACCTTCATTTGCCTCTTCCTCGTCTGATTCTTCCTCATCAAACACGTCGACCTCCAACAGTCGGATGAGCATCCGGAATAAGATGCGAAGGAATTGGAGGTAAGCTCCCGTTTTGCCCACCTGGCAAGAAAGCATTGCTTAACAAACTTTCTGCccgttttaagtcttcaactttCTACCTGTGGCGGTCCAATTAGGAGGAGGCGTCGAGGGTGCGACGTGGATGGCGCCTCGTAGTCGGCGTGGTGCTGCTTGGCGACGGTCCACCGGCGATAGTGGGCGCTCTGCTCCCAGCCGTGCAGGCTCGCCGTGACCGGGGGCCTGAGCGGGCTGCTCCAGGCCACGTCGGCATGGGGCAAGAGCGAGAAGGAGCTCAGCTGGCTGCCCGAGTCGGCCGACAGCAGGTTGTACGCCGGCCGCGACATGATGACGGTACGTGGTGACACGCGCGCCGCCGGCTtggggtggcggcggcggccacaTTGCGTGGACTGGCTGGGTCGCTGTGCCGACGAGGAGGAGGGCGacggcgaggaggaggaggagctggagTACAGTGACGGAGGGGCCTTGGAGGAGGTTTTGGGAGGGTTGGAGGGGAACTGACTGCCCATGGAGTCGCATTCCTGCTTGAGGCCCGACGTGTCGACGCCTTTGGACGCGCAGGCTGGGGGCTTCGGGACGGCCTCCGTGTTGTCGGATGAACTGACTCCGTTCTCCACCAAGGGTCCTGAGGTCCTGGTGGCCACGCTGCCGTTGCTCTGAGGCCGCTCCAGCTCCTCACCGTCGTGAACGACCTTCTCGGCGTCCGACTCCCGAGGGCCGGCTGCCTTCTTGGGCTCCTGGACCACGCCCACTGACACGTAGGTGCAGGCCAGGCCCACCTCCTGCTCCAGGGCTGTCCGCGTCAGGTAGCTGGAGTCTATCAGACGCAGGTCGCTGTATTTCAGAGACCTAGAGAAGAAGAAGATCATCAAACAAGAACCAACAACTACCACTAAACCTCGAATAACTCTCCAACTAGGGTAGAAATGTGCAAAGACCTGGGGAAGGTCTCTCCAAGAGGGTCTTTCCCCGTGAGGATGACGATGCAAGGCAGACCCTCCAGATCCTCGTAGGTGAGCGGCACCCAGTCTTCATTCTCGCATCCCCGCCAGGCCTGCGACAAAACACAATTAGCTCTGAATTTCCCGGCTGGCGGTAAAGCTGAAATGCAAACTATCTCACCCGCAGGCGACACGTGAAGTTCCTGGGCAGAATGATCTCCGAGGCGGGGCTTCCCAGCAGCACGGCGAAGCACAGCtggaggcccagcttgtcgcgCACGTCCTCGAGCCGCTCACGTGCCAACATGGCCAGCTGCAGCGAAGGCACGCGCACCAGCAGCATGTGTCCGCGGCCTTGCGAGCCCTCCCGGCCGGGCGCGTTGATCAGGTCCTCCACCATGGCTAGAGTCTCTGGCGTGATGTGGTCTCTCAGCGACGGCGAAGAGGTGAGCGCCATCATGGCCTCCGTGTACTGCTGGATGAGCAGGTAGCTGCGGATCACCATGCTGTGCAAGTGGGGGTGTCTGTCACCACAAATGAAagtgagtgaatgaatgaaaaattcccttggcacattttcactttgaaaGTTGTCTGACCTGTGCAGGAGTGTGTGGACCATCTTCTCAAAGGCATCGTCACAGCGCAGAATGGGGCTGGCCACACCCCACTGCAGGGATCTGCTGTAGTCACCCAGCCCAAAGTAGGCCAACTCGCCGGGAGGGAGCGACTCCTGTTGGAAGGTAAGCACACAACATCATCTATTAACTCCTTCATATActgacaaaaaacatttgtggaTTTTATTGTCAGCGTTATGCATTCAAATCAGGAACATTTGGCCTTGGCAGCCTTGTGATTGCGGGCAGAAGGAAAAAATGCCCACTAGGCGGCGCAGTTGAACTAGCACAATGCTGCAGTCCAGTCGGCATCCATCCATGACGTTATCATAATTGGAAAGAAGACGTTAATGATATTGAATTGATTTTGCAGACACTCACCAGATTTTGATCGGAGGGCCAGTGCACTTCATTGTGCACGCTGATGCGGGACTGGCGGGTCTGCAGCGTGTACGGGAAGCAGCTGACCTGCAGCACCAGCAGGTTCATCGCATCTAGGACCTCCTGGCAGTTGACCACGCGGTCGGCCAGACCTTGCAGCTCTCCGTGGCACACGGAGCCCGACAGAGCGCTTGTAAAGTGACGAGAAGAAGAAAAGTCAGGTGATATtgagcatcttttttttctcaaattggtTCTAGATAACTACAACGCATTCTCTGGATTTTTCCGTTTAGTTTTATCACCATGCGGGCTAAATTCCTCCTCCATTTGTTATCTTCATAAAAAGAGACCAAGGTCAGACTGGCAGTCAAAATATACTtggatttttttaaacagcatGTCTGATACCTGGTGAGGTCAACATGAGAGTTGTCGTGGATAAGGACGAACAGCGTGTACGGGTTCTGTTTGACTTTCCTCATAAAGGCCTCCATCTTGACGTGCACGTCAGCGTCCAGGCGCACCACGTACTTGTCGCACTTCTGAGGCGGGCACGACTCTTCCATCCCCAAGTCCAATAGGACGCCTgcagagaaaaagaaaacgtaTTTTCATGCAAGATGATTtgtgtgtacattttttttttcttttcacctgATTGTCGTATGCGCTGTGCCGTCTGGTTGACCAGAATGTGAGAAGGCGGCACCAGAACCAGGAAATCTACTTTGCAGAAGCGGCCCAAGTCCAGGTTCTGGCTGCCCGAGTCGGCGATGGAGCAGACCTGCGAGAGGAGGCGGCGGGCCACGCTCAACTGCGTCGGAAAGATCTGGAAGACCTTGCCTAGCAGTTCTGACCCAAACAAACAAAGGACATTATGTTGCTGtcttttcatttctttcttgCTTTATGTTTATGTGCTTTTTAGGTTTGATTTCCATTCAGCCAgtctcggaaaaaaaaaaaaaaaaaaaaaaaaacagtccacTCCACcgcttttatttctattcagtAAAAAGATTGTAGAGCTTTTCGCCAGCTGTACtacagctgtaaaaaaaaaaaaaaaaaaaaacggtactaatgcaaatattgttttgtttgttgtggTGTGGCTGGAGCCCGAGTCTCACCTCTGTCCGAAGGTGGTGACATGCTGGCGGCCTCCTGTGAGTGGATGTGGTCAGTGACATCGCCCTGGAAGGGCTGGATGACCTGGCCCTTCCGTCGGCGCTGATACCGCACCAGCTGCTTGTCCAGATTGTCCCCTGTGAGCACAAGCAGTCGCCATGGTAACGCACACGGACACAAACAAGCAGGAGAACATGAGCAAACACGCACGGCATACATGCAAGATATCCATGCCCAGTTGAtgaactgccttttttttttctgcttaccTAGAGAGGTGGTTTTGAAGTGAGACGCTAACACGCTGACTTTGCCTGTGATGAGCTCGTAGCTGATCTCCTTCAGGAACTCGTTGGTGGTCAGCATGCCTTCGGCTAAAGCCCTCGCTTGGTACTTTCCTGTGGTGGATACATATTTTTAACAATGGCCGCACAGTAATCGCGTTCCAATTCACGGGAGCTGCTACGAGGCACGTACCCAAATAGGCTTGTGATTGCCTATTAACGCCACAAGGTGTCAGTAAAGCATTTCTATCTTCAACAAGGCTGATTCATTTTGGAAAACAGCATGTGAAATGATTACAATGTCGCAAACGTACCTAATACCATCACGCAGAACTCGTTGCCGCTCATCTTGGAGGAGTATATGATGAGCACGTAGGTGGGAAGCGACTGCCGGAGGTGGGGGCCCTCACTGAGGGAACGCAGTGACTCGCAGATACCCTCGCCCAGCGAATTGTGGGTGACCACCACTTGGACCGCGCCCCCGGAAacgctggcctccaagcgagccAGCCAAGGCAGCTGGGATGGAGAGATGGCGGGACCGCCGGGACAGCAGAGCATGGCCTTCAGGATGATCTGCTCCAGCTCTTCACGAAGGGGGATCTGATCTGGACCTGCGCAACAGGTACGTTTGGCCATTTTGGTGCTTGTTCATTTGCTCCACTCAGTCAcaaagacgttttttttttcttttcttcagctCACCTAGACGTGCCAGGTACTGCAACGTGAGCAGAATCATGGTCTCCACGCTGAGCTGCTGGCTGCCGCTAAGGCCGAGGCTCTCCAAAGCGTTCTCACTCAGCGGGCTGTTCTTGTAGCAGCCCACCAGCAGGGGGCTCACCACCACTTCCCCCACATTGCCGTAGAAATAAGGTAAGGTGCCGTGCCCTGAATGGACAGCAATAGAGCGTTAACCAAGCATAAAGTCATTTTTGGGATCAATTTAATTTTAGTTTATCGAAATGTTTCCA is a genomic window containing:
- the greb1l gene encoding GREB1-like protein isoform X4: MGNSYAGQLKSARFEEALHNSIEASLRSSSGDPQPIFTQLYLKPEPYPANVDADVKPKVEPHSGELPAQELLTNSHSSNDAEELEEEEDSDSNSPPLPYLQTPVPEGCCTMEGFCQAGKDLRLVSMATEPIDVPTGFELVGAKSPSVAEHILVCAVDRRFLPDDNGKNALLGFSGNCVGCGEKGFRYFTEFSNHINLKLSTQPKKQKHLKYYLVKNSQGALCKGPLICWKDSKTRQLSSGAASTSKPGSSSSVSSKENGGTSANGSSPFSLSDSPPTRMTPASSVFFNSPDLSRECGFIKPLGSTPGNKTLPLVPTALRVNGPTNGLAVDGRPPLLSPSQVTLGAQGQAYRSPDLGDSPVSSAMNSGPPKKRHRRWHPTSMVPVPPTAVPVPAIRPVVCAPGSVVGSVVSPQAPGPGVIQPQPVSAGASVIIPDNLLNCVGVRPVILIGHGTLPYFYGNVGEVVVSPLLVGCYKNSPLSENALESLGLSGSQQLSVETMILLTLQYLARLGPDQIPLREELEQIILKAMLCCPGGPAISPSQLPWLARLEASVSGGAVQVVVTHNSLGEGICESLRSLSEGPHLRQSLPTYVLIIYSSKMSGNEFCVMVLGKYQARALAEGMLTTNEFLKEISYELITGKVSVLASHFKTTSLGDNLDKQLVRYQRRRKGQVIQPFQGDVTDHIHSQEAASMSPPSDRELLGKVFQIFPTQLSVARRLLSQVCSIADSGSQNLDLGRFCKVDFLVLVPPSHILVNQTAQRIRQSGVLLDLGMEESCPPQKCDKYVVRLDADVHVKMEAFMRKVKQNPYTLFVLIHDNSHVDLTSALSGSVCHGELQGLADRVVNCQEVLDAMNLLVLQVSCFPYTLQTRQSRISVHNEVHWPSDQNLESLPPGELAYFGLGDYSRSLQWGVASPILRCDDAFEKMVHTLLHRHPHLHSMVIRSYLLIQQYTEAMMALTSSPSLRDHITPETLAMVEDLINAPGREGSQGRGHMLLVRVPSLQLAMLARERLEDVRDKLGLQLCFAVLLGSPASEIILPRNFTCRLRAWRGCENEDWVPLTYEDLEGLPCIVILTGKDPLGETFPRSLKYSDLRLIDSSYLTRTALEQEVGLACTYVSVGVVQEPKKAAGPRESDAEKVVHDGEELERPQSNGSVATRTSGPLVENGVSSSDNTEAVPKPPACASKGVDTSGLKQECDSMGSQFPSNPPKTSSKAPPSLYSSSSSSSPSPSSSSAQRPSQSTQCGRRRHPKPAARVSPRTVIMSRPAYNLLSADSGSQLSSFSLLPHADVAWSSPLRPPVTASLHGWEQSAHYRRWTVAKQHHADYEAPSTSHPRRLLLIGPPQVGKTGAYLQFLRILFRMLIRLLEVDVFDEEESDEEEANEETSEVATAVNAQWPDIEDIRKLPFDPNPRGSKFRKASPVHCDKTPKRSKVLKEEDGSQSEAKQETKSIRLTRFAAHNAFHHCEQCHHYCDASPATQLSECTFHAFTFCSSMLGEEVQLQFVIPKDKEQHFVFSQQGSHLESMRLPLVSTKDPDLLKSPIFTPTTGRQEHGLLNIYHAMEGAAHLHILVVKHFELPHYRKYWPNHILLVLPAMFNNSGVGAARFMIKELSYHNLELERNRWEEQGVKRQEVWPFIVMMDDSCVLWNAQQPADNSETSDGGGSVLTNVSLKMVLRHMETTPKIPLYAMCGARKWNSGLARKAPGRPFSRGHLHDFVLLNVDLTQNVQYDLNRYSCEEVDFNLRVNSSGLLLCRFNSFSLMKKYIPVGGNQAYMVKPKLMEMENPAPISPSQYVCAPDSEQTLLDAPAQFLLEKFLQSCSHRLFPKAIQNPNNPVLSIDSYLNISPEISVCYINSRPHSTNLNHQGLVFSGLLLYLCDSFVVSGLLKKFRFLKGATLCVICQDRSSLRQTIVRLELEDEWQFRLRDEFQTANCSEDRPLYFLTGRHV
- the greb1l gene encoding GREB1-like protein isoform X3, producing the protein MGNSYAGQLKSARFEEALHNSIEASLRSSSGDPQPIFTQLYLKPEPYPANVDADVKPKVEPHSGELPAQELLTNSHSSNDAEELEEEEDSDSNSPPLPYLQTPVPEGCCTMEGFCQAGKDLRLVSMATEPIDVPTGFELVGAKSPSVAEHILVCAVDRRFLPDDNGKNALLGFSGNCVGCGEKGFRYFTEFSNHINLKLSTQPKKQKHLKYYLVKNSQGALCKGPLICWKDSKTRQLSSGAASTSKPGSSSSVSSKENGGTSANGSSPFSLSDSPPTRMTPASSVFFNSPDLSRECGFIKPLGSTPGNKTLPLVPTALRVNGPTNGLAVDGRPPLLSPSQVTLGAQGQAYRSPDLGDSPVSSAMNSGPPKKRHRRWHPTSMVPVPPTAVPVPAIRPVVCAPGSVVGSVVSPQAPGPGVIQPQPVSAGASVIIPDNLLNCVGVRPVILIGHGTLPYFYGNVGEVVVSPLLVGCYKNSPLSENALESLGLSGSQQLSVETMILLTLQYLARLGPDQIPLREELEQIILKAMLCCPGGPAISPSQLPWLARLEASVSGGAVQVVVTHNSLGEGICESLRSLSEGPHLRQSLPTYVLIIYSSKMSGNEFCVMVLGKYQARALAEGMLTTNEFLKEISYELITGKVSVLASHFKTTSLGDNLDKQLVRYQRRRKGQVIQPFQGDVTDHIHSQEAASMSPPSDRELLGKVFQIFPTQLSVARRLLSQVCSIADSGSQNLDLGRFCKVDFLVLVPPSHILVNQTAQRIRQSGVLLDLGMEESCPPQKCDKYVVRLDADVHVKMEAFMRKVKQNPYTLFVLIHDNSHVDLTSALSGSVCHGELQGLADRVVNCQEVLDAMNLLVLQVSCFPYTLQTRQSRISVHNEVHWPSDQNLESLPPGELAYFGLGDYSRSLQWGVASPILRCDDAFEKMVHTLLHRHPHLHSMVIRSYLLIQQYTEAMMALTSSPSLRDHITPETLAMVEDLINAPGREGSQGRGHMLLVRVPSLQLAMLARERLEDVRDKLGLQLCFAVLLGSPASEIILPRNFTCRLRAWRGCENEDWVPLTYEDLEGLPCIVILTGKDPLGETFPRSLKYSDLRLIDSSYLTRTALEQEVGLACTYVSVGVVQEPKKAAGPRESDAEKVVHDGEELERPQSNGSVATRTSGPLVENGVSSSDNTEAVPKPPACASKGVDTSGLKQECDSMGSQFPSNPPKTSSKAPPSLYSSSSSSSPSPSSSSAQRPSQSTQCGRRRHPKPAARVSPRTVIMSRPAYNLLSADSGSQLSSFSLLPHADVAWSSPLRPPVTASLHGWEQSAHYRRWTVAKQHHADYEAPSTSHPRRLLLIGPPQVGKTGAYLQFLRILFRMLIRLLEVDVFDEEESDEEEANEETSEVATAVNAQWPDIEDIRKLPFDPNPRGSKFRKASPVHCDKTPKRSKVLKEEDGSQSEAKQETKSIRLTRFAAHNAFHHCEQCHHYCDASPATQLSECTFHAFTFCSSMLGEEVQLQFVIPKDKEQHFVFSQQGSHLESMRLPLVSTKGVFHVGVQDPDLLKSPIFTPTTGRQEHGLLNIYHAMEGAAHLHILVVKHFELPHYRKYWPNHILLVLPAMFNNSGVGAARFMIKELSYHNLELERNRWEEQGVKRQEVWPFIVMMDDSCVLWNAQQPADNSETSDGGGSVLTNVSLKMVLRHMETTPKIPLYAMCGARKWNSGLARKAPGRPFSRGHLHDFVLLNVDLTQNVQYDLNRYSCEEVDFNLRVNSSGLLLCRFNSFSLMKKYIPVGGNQAYMVKPKLMEMENPAPISPSQYVCAPDSEQTLLDAPAQFLLEKFLQSCSHRLFPKAIQNPNNPVLSIDSYLNISPEISVCYINSRPHSTNLNHQGLVFSGLLLYLCDSFVVSGLLKKFRFLKGATLCVICQDRSSLRQTIVRLELEDEWQFRLRDEFQTANCSEDRPLYFLTGRHV